GAAGTCCTCGCTCCAAATCCACTGtgaaaactaataaaataacatcGACGAGAAAATATAGAAACGatgttagcttaacataaacaATAACATGCACAGCATGTGGAATAACATTTACCAAAGTGAAATGCAgatggacaaaacaaaatacctCGTTGGCTGCATGCTACGAAGAAAGGGAAGTCTTTCAGTCTTCGGAGGTAAACTTAAAACCGCTCACATCAAAGTCTGCTTTAGCTAGCATAAGTTTTTTCACCAGAACacatcatagactgtatataaaaaggaacGCACACATGTCCATGCTCTCTGCTGCCTGTCGATATTGAGCAACAGAACAACTCACGCGAGAGCAGCCCAACGAAACTTGTAAgtgacttcaaaataaaagcgtaaATAACAAATGCTACTTAAATAGAAAAAGGGATGTATACAAATTACACAAATGTAATTGCAACAATTACAGGCTTAAAATTTCCTTTTACCtgcttacaactacattatagAGTTTTATCAACCAGTTATTAATTGTTTATACTGCTTATAATTGCCAAATATGGtcagttaaaataaagtgtaaaaCTTGATTGTAGATTTAAGAGTGCCAAGCACTGAAAATGTGTATGTGGGTGGTTGGGGGGGTGGGGATAGTGGGAGGTGGATAGAGAAAGGAAAAGGTGATACCGTGGTCACCTGAGAGGTAACTAAATTATTTTCAGCTCTCTTCATTTCATTTACCCCGTGATGAGTTCTGTCAACGTTAGCTTGACCAATTACTTTGTGAGAAAGTGATGAAAGATGTGtcgtttttgtgtgtgtgtgttctgtgtttaaGTGAATCTCTGTCTATATATTGCGTGTACGTAATGAACATAAGTATGCCTACTTTTATCTCTATGCATTTattccattgtgtgttttttaatatgaatgaatgtatgCGTGTGTGAAAGAGGTATCCATTTAAGGTCTTTTCATTGAAGACTGACGAGTGTCCGCTTTGCTTCCCTTTATTTCAGGGGTCTTTGGGGTGCTTTGAGGAGAAATGGAGTGGGCGAGAACTAATGCGAGTCGAGCGAGACGAGGCTGATGgacggctgtgtgtgtgtgtgtgtgtgtgtgtgtgtgcgcatgagGATGATGGAGGGTGATGGTAGGAGTGAGACTTAACGAGGAGGAAAATAAGCTGAGcaatctctgtctgtcctccctctACCTTCCAATGacttattcacacacacacacacacacacacacacacacacacacacacacacacacacaccttgggAGCCCATGACTGAACTGTCTGACCACTGACTCTACAAAGGCTTGCTGCAAAAGGCAGAAAATACAGCATTTTTGCCATCTTAGCACTTAAATAGCTGTTCATAACTAAGAAGTAATGGTGTACCTGTTATTGTATAATGTGATAAATTTCACTATTCCAAAGGGAACAAATGCTTTTTCTTTCTCGTCTTTAAGCCCATTCCCCCTCTCCTTCAGTCTATTTATCATCCTCTAACTTAGTGATGAGATTGGGAGAGATAATGGAGGAATGCTGCCACTAAATaattatggggggggggggaccatCTGTCCTGGGCAAGGTTTGGAATTGAACCTCAAGTATTGAATTGTTCGTCTTTAGTCTTGTTTTGACAAATTATGACTTTGATAATTCTAAAGCCCTTACAAATGGTTTCACGTATTTGCCGCTTCAGTTTTAAAGACAGTGTTTGAATTACTTTTTTCTGACTCTTTCGTTAGTTTTGTAGCACCTGTTAGTGATAGAGAGTTTCCATTATCATTCTTATTGGTTCATGAAGTATGCAAAGCAAAGGTTTTGTGTGATAGATAGATACATTAAAGTGGGCATATTTTGGTAAATTAAATACATGTTCACCTTCCTTACTGAAAATATAGCGCAATTTGGAGTGATACACAGCTCTAACTCCTGGGACTCATTGTCCTGCTGGTAAAGGctgacattttcagtttcacaaaGGCTCATCTTAAACAAACCTAATAAACACTTAACAATTAGAACATTCTTCTTAAATAATAAGGGATTCAGTGAATATTCCCTCACAGTATGCTAcctctctgttttgtgtgtgctctgaaaaaattatcattttttttctacacagcactggctctgtaaatggaaaacaaagaaagtggtgtggaccttgccacacaacattgttccagccaatccgCAACAGGTGGTGTTAGTGCAGGTGCATAGGACCAGTGgcagagagagttctatacactgGCACAGTCAAACATGCTGTACTCCAGGCAGTTTtaagaaggagagatggccaGGAAACAgcaaaagaggaaaaggtctgaagagtcTAAACAGAAGTTATATGACTAATATCACTAAAGGGaggggtgtgtttgtttgacagttgagttcaaatatcaacaatccctctgcagaatcacttatCTCCCTTTAATGCATGTAACAACCTAAAAAATAgtaactgctgaaaaacacTATCCCTAAAAGCCTTAAAAAATTGTATAAGCGTGGTTTAAAAACtatcaatataaataattatataaaaatgtccTTGAAAAGAGTTTCAAGGTTCACCTGTTTTTGCAACTCACATCAGTCAGAGGCAGTGACAAgctagaacacacacacacacacacacacacacacacacacacagcaggtctatttgtgcacacacagaagTGCGCATTTATTCTCAGTGTGAGTGCCACCTCCCAGGTGTGTCATTCTACTGCCAGCCTGAGTATGGTGCACCAACCACCCTGGAGACACTGGCTGATGAAGTAGCAGATAGAAAACCTTTGAACTGAAAgcgacagagagaaagacacagagagagtgagTATATGAAAAAGGCATTTTGCCATGGTCATGCAGAGGAAAGTCAGTCCGGTTAGTGCCAGCaaacctctcctctctcctctgtacTGCTGCCCGTTCACCACAGGAACTTCCTCTCTGTTCATCCATCTTTATGTCCTCTATCAATCTgaataattttcttttcatcttccTGTGTTTTATGTCTATCCGACATTCCTATTTTCATCGtcgtctgtctttctttgtacCTCTCGATAATAACCAAGTCATTGCTGTAAATTTATCAGAAATTCAAATTTAACTCAATCTCTGCACTTCTGTCCATTTTCGCCCCTTAATACATTAACCTAAAatttaaaagcactttctgttaGTGTCTCTTCCTGTTACcaaccatctctctctctcctctttctctacCCCCTTCGTCctcttgtctttgtctctcttaagcatctttccacacacacacaaagtgctcTGCATATCTCTCCGTATCACGTTTGTCTAAGCAAATAGCCCAGTCACTACTCTATTCAGATGGGCGAGCAGGTAAAAATGGTTTGCATATCATGTTTCCTCAATGATTTGAAATTTGGTCCGCCACAGGAGATGTGATTTTTGATTATTAATGAGGCTGTACAACACTTTGTCCCTCCATCATGTGAGCAAATGAATGAAGGGGGTCAACAAGTGAACAAAATACCCACAGTAACAGTGCGCTGACGAATGAGGGTGCTAtaatgtgtgtatcagtgtttttaataatgcattCATTACTGCTAATGTGGCCGTAATGACACCATAATCAGCTTACTAATTGAGTGTCACTATAGGGGATGCTGATGCTGTGTTCTCCCCACAGATGGCTGATGTCACTGTCTCTGTTACTTATGGAGCAAAGGGTGGTAATAATCACAATCGTATGATGAAATGAGGAAGGAATGACTTAATCTTCTCCTTATGGTTCACATTAGAAATAATCAGTCCTAATGGAAAAGTTGTGCAATGCCTTTAGTTTTATTATAGGGAATTTCACTGCGCACTGATGTTATATTGTGCACATTAAACGTCGTCATAAGAGCTTTATTAGTGCCATTTTTGGACAACTATCTCAATGTTCTCCTAATCTTTTTCTTTCAGGTGGCGAGTTAAAAGGAGCTGCACCGGTTGCTCGGCTTAAACCAGGAACATCTGATGACGTCACGTCTGGTAACGACCCTCTGTCAAGTCTGCTGAAGACGGTTGGAACAGCACGATGAACAGATTCTGCATTCAATAGACAGAAGATCAAACTGGATGAAGTCATTTTTTGTTAATGGCAGTTTAATAACTACAAACTCACCCTCTCAGAACTTTCAAACTCATTCTCTACTGCTCCCTGCAGCTCTGCTTGTCAAAAGATCATCCCAACTTATTTGAACACTTGACAGCTCTGACCCACTTATCACACTCCTGTGAGCAAAAGGGAAAATATCTAGCAGGCAATATCAGCAGAGGTGATGCTCTGTTTTATATGCCATTGATCCACTGACCTCCTGATCTAATTagccacacacaaaaacacccacacgtgtgcacacagacacacacctgctgttgctggcctctgcaGATGCTTTAAATAGCCTTGTGTTTGTAACACACAGACTGGCTCACACTCTTAAGACAGCTATACCCAATTGGGTGTTGGAAGTACATCTGTGCACTATTAACTCCCACAGAGAACACTGACCTTGACTGCGATCTGGACAcgtgtttctgtgtttgcattagCAGGAGGCAGTGTCGCATCCTGTCTGCTCTGACTGAGAGTGAGAATGAGAGAGCTGATGTGGCAGAGTGGCCCTGATAAATACTCTAAAAACATTACCGCCTGAGGGTCGGCTACTCAAATAAGAAAGCCATAGAGCCTCATTACACTGTTTAGTTAGTTCCTCAAAACACGTGACACTAAAGCATAGTCCATATTAattgaaaagtgtgtgtgtgtgtgtgtgtgtgtgtgtgtgtgtgtgtgtgtgtgtgtgcatgtgtgtctgtcacATTGTCAGAACAGATTAGGGCCAGGCCTTTTTGGGTCATGTCACCTTGACTGACCTACATTTCACTAAATAAACTGGCCAGCAGAGGAAGATGATTCCTGCCCTGATCGGAATACACACTTATCTTGGACAAATACATCACACTCTCTCACCTGGCGAGTGCTCTGCAGCTATTACTTGTTAATTACCTGCTAACTCAGGCTACCTAACTTCTTCTTTAGGTCACATGCCGTTCACCCAACAAACAGGGTCTGCAATATAAAACGTGTAAGCTGCCTTCTTATTAAGCCTTGTAATCAAACTCCATTTTGGCCTTTCCTTCTGCACCACACCTCATGAACACCTTCCCTTCTTTCTCCATACCTCCTCCCAATACACCACCCATCCATTCAGTGTGTAAGCCCTGCCTTCGGGCCTCGTGGAGGATGAACAATGTGCCCACACTTGATTACGAGTTGCTGCTGTCCCCGGCCAGCTCCTCAATCCCCAGCAGccctggcggtggcagcagcAGCCCCCCTCTGACCTTGATTGGGGTGGACAATGAGCAGCGCACTGCCTTGGCCTTCGTAGGCCTCCTCATGCTCTTCCTGGTCTTCCTGCTGGTCAGGTGCTTCAGGATCCTGCTGGACCCCTACAGCCGCATGCCTGCATCATCCTGGACTGaccacaaggaggggttggagAGGGGCCAGTTTGATTATGCACTGGTGTAGGGTGATGTGTAACAAGGGGGTGAAAAGGGGATTATTTCATTGCATATAGGCAGAATCATTAAGAGCACTGACTAATTAAGATGTGGAAATGGACTGCatcaatatataatattgtgAATGCAGTATAAGGGGGTTCGTTGAAGTATGCCCAGTTTATATCACATATTTCAGCCTGTGTGCTGCTGTAAATATGAGGCTGCAGGATGCAATGTAACCATAACAAGTCTGGttcaacaacagacagacaactgGAATCCCTGTAAGCCATGTTGGACCTTGAAGGACAGAAATAATGAGCTGCACTTCTGCCTTAATCTGACCTACTGTACTAGTTGAACAAGCTACCACATCACAACATCACTTTAGGGCTAGGTTTTCCAAACTCCAGAGCTTGTCAGTATGAAAACACAATATGACTTTGGGAAGACCACATTCACTCACGACATTGCTTCTAACCTCAAAGCTACATTTCTGATGAGCACGCTTCGACATGCAGAACACAAGCAGAACTTAAATGAAGGAGTTTACGCAAAAGCAGATGCCCCTTTAATGAACCAATGGCCGTTGTTAAACCTCCAAGTGTTAAAGTGCTGGTCAAGGAGCACAAATCCTCaaatttattttagattttggaCACTGATCCTCGAGCAGCACTGTAGTTTCAGATGCTTTTGAAGTCCCAAGCAGGTAGTTTGTGTCTCCATAAAAGTTTGTCcgtgtatgttttgtgtgttactgtgtctatAACTGAGAAGCCATATTGAAACTATATAATCATTTATTACTGCAAGTAGTGTTTACGTTCACTGGTTGTGTCCTTTGCTTTAGTCAGCCTGACAAGTGTGGTTATGAAGCAGCAACCTTTAGGCAAAAGAAagctttatttttctattcCTGACTCAAGTTTGGGAGTCACCTTTTTGCTATCTTTCTGTCCTTCTCCTCTTACTGTATCAATCTTCAGACTGTGGACTTTTGAGGTAGTCATGCAGCCACGTTTTAGAAGGAGGCAAAGCAGGTAGCTTTGCttttttggtgtgttttttaattaaatatttttctggcTATCTGCTTTGTTTTTGATACACTGGGTTgaatcaatgaaaataaaaaaaggattttctTCCTCAATTATTCTTCCTACTTTCCACTGATAGATGGGCTGTGTGGAAAGTCCACATTATTCATGctggaaatgaaataaaatgattgcTACTTATTTGTTAccttttgttgcttttgttagCCACGGACGTTTGCACACAAGCATAAAAGAAAAACTCAGGACACAAGACTTTAAAAATATAACCCACAATACTTTATTGCCAATAATGTCACTGGACAAAAGTTTACAATATTATTTGAATCACTCTAATTTTACAGACTTCCATTTGGTGTCAGGAatctttggtttttgtttttaaacaaaaatgatgatCATTCAGGATATTAAAAGATGTTCTTTGATGgctgattgatttattgatcgTCAGCTAGTAGATGTGGTGTGACTGGATGATTGTCATTTTAGCTTTCAACTGAAACTTCAGCAGCAAC
This genomic window from Micropterus dolomieu isolate WLL.071019.BEF.003 ecotype Adirondacks linkage group LG05, ASM2129224v1, whole genome shotgun sequence contains:
- the LOC123970561 gene encoding cortexin-1-like, which codes for MNTFPSFSIPPPNTPPIHSVCKPCLRASWRMNNVPTLDYELLLSPASSSIPSSPGGGSSSPPLTLIGVDNEQRTALAFVGLLMLFLVFLLVRCFRILLDPYSRMPASSWTDHKEGLERGQFDYALV